TTCCAGTGATTTCTGTCAGTCCATCTTCCATCTGTGTTTTGTCAGGAAGTTTGGATGGAAAAAAGTGCTTCTGCTGACACTAATGTAGAAAAGCTGCACTACtgctcaccactagatgtcagaaATGCAAGGGCTGTGTGCATCACTGTGATAGAAGGGACTTACTGAATGAAAAGGTTACATTACATGATATCTGTTAATATATGAAAACCTAACCCGAGTGTAAAATGTGTGCCAGAGCTTCAGATGACTTGAAGAGTCACATGGTGGTTGCTGACACAATGGAACAGTTCCAGAAAGAGCTGGACCAGGGCAAGGTGAGTAACACATTACCAGCACAGACATCTTTATTGTCTGTCTTCAGCAGTGGAAATCATTGATTTATTCGTCTTGCTTGACAGATTGTCCAAATCCCATTCTGTGGAGGAATTGAATGTGAGGACTGGATCAAGAAAACCACTGCCAAGTACGTCCAACATGTTGGGTTTGTCACTCACAAATCCACAAAAGAGCTGACTCTTTGAACTGTTCATTTTTAGTAAAAAACGTATTGATGATTTTTGGTTATTTGTCATGATTTGAGTTACTCAGCCTCAGTTTGAAACGATTTTAATCTCTGTTTTTTGTAGGGACCAGGACCTGGAGCCCGGAGCACCATCCATGGGAGCCAAGAGCCTTTGTATCCCGTTCTCTCCTCTGAAGAGCCTGCAGCCTGgtcagctgtgtgtcagtggcaAGGAGCCTGCCCAGTACTACACTCTGTTTGGACGCAGCTACTAAAGAAGTGGAGCTAGAGCATGAACATCTCAGTAGTAAAGGgctttccctctttcttttaCCTGTTTATCGTTTCCCATCTATTGTGGGtgtctaaccctaacccaaacTCATATTTCGTAgttttgctttgctttgtttttttactcactATAAGCATCTGATTTCTTCACAAGAAGAACTACAGTTCTCTTATGACCCAGTGTAGCCAGTGCTGAATGGCTGACTACTTTCTAAAGGCCACACTCACCAGAAGGGATGGAACACAACAGTCAGGCACGCTTGTCAACATCTATCATCTCCCAAAGTATGGTTATTTAAATAGTAACAGCTGCATTTGGATTTGGAAACCTTGTTTTTGTAACTCCCTCTTTTCAGGTATATTATTCGTTTAATATGTTGTATTTATCAATTTAGTAAACCTTATTAAATCAGGCtaactgtaaaaataaacacttgtgCAGATATTGAAAGCTATTAACAACTATCTGTTGAAAAGCCGTGTGGCTGCCCACAGTCCGGTTTTGCAGTCAGACTGTCTCAGGACTTCTGCAGGTACGGGTTACTGTTCCCTCAGCTCTGTCTGACCTCTCTGATCCACCAGAGGCAAAGATGTAAATGTGTTACATGGTAAAATAGCCAGTGTTGTAGCCCTCTGTTACTTCTGTCCAGGAAAGACCTCTGTAACTTGAATAAAGTCATTTCCACAGAAAACTgtcatgtgttttgtgttagGTTATTTTTCAATAGGGAAAACAGAAATGCATTAAATCAGCAGTCATATAACATCCAGACTTATGGTGTAATATTATTTATATCGGTAATAACATAACATTTTGTCACCAACCGAGGTGTTGCATATTATTAGGTTATTGCAGTACATAGAGAAGGTTGCCGGTCTATATCAGTACCGCAATATTGGCCAAGACGCTTCCTTGGTTACATAACAGCACAACTTGTTCAGTCATTAGATGAAAACTTcctttattttcaaaataaaatgactcaCTGGAAAGCCACAGATAGTCTTGATTTTAGATACATCTGTAAGTAAGGTGTAGTACCACAACTTATTGCATTTATGTGTAGGTTGTTGTGTATGATCCGTGCCTCCATATTGATTCATCATGTATATTTGATTTCAGATAAGCGACTTCGCAAACAAATCCTCTTCTACAAACAACTAAATGAGATATAGCATGAGCTGAGATCATTTAAGGTCTATTAGTAACCCGCTGTGTGATACACTGCTCTAGGCTGGAAAACATCTCCCGGAAACATCTCCCGATCTAAATATTATCAACTGGTTGTGAAATTCTTCAACTGTCaatgttgcttttattttgaaagctcaTACCGGAAGTTGCCTCTCTTAGAGTTCCCTCAGCTGAATCCCTCCACGTCTCACCGAGCTGCGGTCCACCTTTACGCCTGTTAGCAAACATGAGTGACAAAGGTTTGTCAGACGAGGCAGCGGCAGCAGCTTGTAAAGATGGAGCCCCGATAACTAAGGTAGGTTTGTTCTAAACTGAAGCAGACACTGTCAAACCCTCAAACCCTGGGGGCCAGTGACTGTCAAACCGGCCAACCTGCTATTCCAGTTGCGTCCATTATCGGACGCGTCTTTCTGTTAAATGTGGTGTATTTGGTTTCTTACACGTGGCCGGGCTGTGGATACGTAATAatcttttttaattaaaagctgTATGGCTTCATGAAGTCTGCTGTTAGCTGGCTGTGCAGCCTAACTTTCTCTCGCCGTCTGCTGTCGTACATCCAGTCCAAACTTGGTGGAACGTGTTTCATACGTACGTAGAACCACAGACCGCATATAAAAGAGCGCAGAACACGTCAGTGCGTAGCAGAGCTGCACTGAAAAGTTGGTGTTTAGGCGCGGCCAGACCTGTTTATGTTCTACACAGACACCGGAAGTAGGTACAGTAATGTGGTGGACAGTGCTGCAGGCGTCAGCTTGTTAAGCTGGAGCACACATGCTCAAGATCTTATATTTTGCCATGTAAATGTATGCGCGAGGGTGACCTGCATGATATTTGTACGTAGTGCGATCACATGTAGTTGTTAGACCTGGCGTGCTTGTCAGTCTTTGAGGATCACATCCATTCTTTTCCCCACTGTGAAAACTTGACACTGCAGGAAGAAGGGTGCATGAACTGGGAAGAGAGATAACACTCAACCGTGAAACACTGAGTGGAAGAGTGTTGAGAATACTTTTGACCCGTGCATGGCCCTATGTCTGACATGTGATTGGCACCAAGCTGTGACTTGGCAAACTTCAAAAATGCTTCCATAGAAAGCAAAGAAGTAAATGAAACTAAATCCGAACAAGCTTGGTCAGTGTAGTGATACATGTGGGCTTTGGTTGCACAGAGGTGCAGCTGGCTCAAATCCTTTTTTACAACCAAGTGCAGGGAGGCAATTTGTTCTCTGTTCATATTCAAGCTCTGCtctgaaataaaaaatacaataagaTAAGCTTTTATTGAACACATCACTGAACAATATACTCAGCTCAGAGGTCTTTCACAACCAGTGGCGGTgtaacacattcacactgtgatGTCCAAGATAAATAGATACGCAATactttattgtcatttttgCATGGACGGAGGTGACACATCCCCACCAGTGTCCAACAATTACTaaattgtccccaccaataatttgatcccctccaaaaaaaaaacagagtctcattgggtgcaggaagggttaaattctgtTCTTTTCTGGCATCCTAACAATAGATATCCTCATATTGTTGGTCCTACCCAAAGCCCATAATATTCAgattctgattgggttatatcAAGGGCTCTGGTCCTACCGTAACCTTGTGACTGGCTGTGCCTTTtcctgctgtcatgtgtgtggCTACAGTCCCCACCAATGCCAAAAGTAAATCTACTCCCTTGCATTTATGTGCAAATAAGAAAAACTGTGTActttaaatgaaatgtaatttcattgaatattattaataatagtATTAGTAAAATTGCTAGTAATGAAAGTACTCAAGTCAGGGTtagtttaaaacattaaataaaagcaAGTCATGAATTAAATCAatagattaaaaacaaagagtGTTCTGTTAATGGTAGGCCCAGCTCagttatgtatgtatttatgtcaGAGCAGCACTTCCTAATTAGAGTTCACCAGTCCTATAGCTTGGGGGATGAAGccacactcacactgtgatgtcctaatattgtttctgtgttttaggATTTCATGATGCAGCAGACCATGCTGAGAGTTAAAGATCCAATTAAATCCTTGGATTTCTACACCAGAATCCTGGGCATGACGTGAGTCTCAGTGTTGCCTTCAGTTCATAGATTCCTTATGGGTCCACTTGCTGCATTTGATTTTCCGTTGTATGACAGTTTTCTTTACATAAACCAGAATTGGTGACTAAACTTCCTCTCTGGTGTGTAATATGTTGCAGGCTCCTGCAAAAGTTTGACTTCCCCGCCATgcgtttctctctcttcttcctgggCTATGAGGACAAGAAGGAGATCCCTACAAATGTGAAGGAAAAGACAGCCTGGACCTTTTCCAGAAGGGCCACCATCGAGCTGACACAGTAAGGATGAAATATAATGAAGTACTAttcacaatgtaactccaagtcagccACACTTCTGTGAagcagcctgtccagttaggatcaacactgattgtgaatcagtttcagctgctgttgtgcaaatggaacagacaacaggtggaaatgagagacaagccctataaaggagaggttctgcaggtgctgaccacagacgatttctctgctctcatcctttctgcctgatgtttgatcactttgcattttgtcagtgctctcacccctagagctagggcaacaacccagcagcagcacctttgtgcaaggaggagcaggaggag
This portion of the Parambassis ranga chromosome 3, fParRan2.1, whole genome shotgun sequence genome encodes:
- the LOC114432984 gene encoding lactoylglutathione lyase-like, with the protein product MSDKGLSDEAAAAACKDGAPITKDFMMQQTMLRVKDPIKSLDFYTRILGMTLLQKFDFPAMRFSLFFLGYEDKKEIPTNVKEKTAWTFSRRATIELTHNWGSETDESQSYHNGNSDPRGFGHIGIAVPDVNAACKLFEEQGVTFVKKPDDGKMKGLAFIQDPDGYWIEILSPNNMASITS